The following is a genomic window from Myxococcota bacterium.
AGCTGCACGTCGAGCGCCTCGTCGAGCGAGAGCCCGGCGAGCCAGGCGGGGGAGACGTCGCCGCGCGCGCGCGACTCGAAGAGCCGGTCGGCGAGGGCGGTGCGGTCCGGCGAAGCCACGGCGCAGAGTGTACTGCGGGCGGACGAGCGACTGGCACGGCGCGTGCTCGAACCGGGAGCGAATGGCCGATTCCGCCGTTGCGCTCACGCCCGAGGTCGACGTCGCGTGCGCGGTTTGTGGAGAGCTCGCCGCCGACGAGGTCGCGAGCCCCGAGACGCTCGCTGCGCAGGCCGAGCTCGCCCGGCGCTTCCACCGCGCGCGGCTCACTCGTCGCTCCCGCGCCGCGCTGGAGGAGCGCGCGAGCTTCACCCAGGACTACCCGACCCGGCTCCTGGCGTGCCGCGCGTGCGGGCTCCTGTACCGCTCGCCCCGGCCGGCCGCCGGCGCGGTGCTGCGCGCCTACGAGTCCGACCGCTACCCGGCGGAGCGCCTGCCGCAGATGATCGCCTCGCAGCGCGCGCTCTTCCGGCCCAAGGCGCGCGCACTCGCGGCCCAGCTGGGCCGCGGGGCGCGCGTGCTCGAGGTCGGCTCCTTCGTGGGCGGCTTCCTGGCCGAGGCGCGCGCTGCCGGGCTCGAGGCGATCGGCATCGATCCGGGTGAGCAGGCGGTCGAGATCTGCCGGCGACTCGGGCTCCCGCTCGTGCGCGGCACGCTCGAGAACGAGCCGGCGCTCGCCGACTTCGACGCGGTCGCGATCTGGAACACCTTCGACCAGCTGCCGCGCCCGCGCGAGTCTCTGGCGGCGGCGCTGCGCGTGCTGCGTCCCGGCGGGCGGCTCTTGCTGCGCTTCCCGCACGGCGCGTGCTTCGCGCGCTGGCTGCGCCGGCGCCCGCTGCCGGTGCGCGCCCTGGCCTGGAACAACCTGCTCGGCTTCCCGTACCTGCACGGCTTCGGCCTCGCGTCGCTCGACTCACTGGCCCGCGAGTTCGGGCTGACCCGCACCGCCCTCGCCGGCGACGTGCTGGGCGGCGTGGCCGACCGGCTCTACGCGCCCTGGGCGCGCGTCGAGGAACGGGCCGTGAAGGCCGCCCTGCGCGCGCGCTTCGCGCACGACCCCGGCGCGGCACCGTGGCTCGACGTGGAGCTCGTCAGCCGGCGTCGAGCTCGAGCAGCGTGAATACGATCCGGTCGCGGGTGACTCGCTCGCTGCGGATCGCCACGCCCTTGCGGTCGAGCGCGTTCTGCCACAGGTAGGTGATGAAGCCTTCGCTGGTGAAGCGCAGGCACTCGGGGAAGTCGCGCGCCTCGTCGACCAGGATCCGGCCGTGCGCTTCCGCCGAGCCCTCTTCGTAAGACCAGCGCGAGAAGTTGTACGCCACGGCGCCGAAGGTCGCGAAGATGCGCCCGACGCCCGAGCCCCACTTCGCGGACTTGGCCTCGAACTGCTGGTAGACGCCCGCCTTGCGCAGGTCCACGGCCGCGCAGGCGCCCAGGCAGCGCAGGTACTCCTGCGGATTGCCGCCGCCCTCGAGCGCCACCAGGACCTCGATCAGCCGCGCCTGGGTCGCAACCGGGATCCAGCTCGTGAGCGCATGACGCTTGCCGAGGTACTGCCAGTCCTGCGGCTGCAGGTACTCGTCGAGCGCGGCGCGCGCGAGGCGGCCCGACTCGAGCAGCCGCGCCACCTCGTCTGCCGCGAGCTGGAAGAACGCAGCCTTTACCGACGGGATGGTACGCAAGAGGACACTCCGGACAACGGTTGCCCGGCCGTATCGGTGGGCGATCCCCGGGGATTGAGCGGGCGGCTAGTAGAACGCGATCTCGCCGCGGCGCGCCGTTCGGACACGCAGCGCGTCGTCGACCTCGCTCACCAGGATGGCCTCGTCCTTCTTCCGGTCGCGGTCGAGCAGCCCAGCGAGCGTGCCCAGCACGCTCTCGGTCTCCTTGCTCGAGACCACGATCTCGAGCCGCGCCCGTGTCTCCCAGGGAGTCTCGTAGGACACCCCCCGGTACTCCTGCCGGTGTGTGACTGTACCGTCGGCGTAGCGCACGCCGGTAGCGCTCATCTGGCAGCGCACGCGCAGTGCGAGCACCGCCCGCATCACCTCATCCAGCTCGTCCAGCGGCACCATGGCCACGATCTTCTGCATGCGGCCCTCCTGACCTTGCTTTTCATCTCATCGGCAGCCGGCAAAATACTTGACCGAAGCGGTGTGGGAGCCGGTGAAGATGCCCGAAATACGGCTGGCCAGCGACCGGAGCAAGGGCCCGGTGAGTGGCATCCTGCACTGGTCCGACGACTCGTTCGCGCTGCTCGTGCTGGCGCACGGGGCGGGCGCCGACATGCGCCACCGCTTCCTCGCCGCCGTGGCCGACGACCTGGCGGGGCAGGGCGTGGCGACCCTGCGCTTCAACTTTCCCTACACAGAACTGCGTAGGCGGGCGCCCGACCCGCAGCCCGTGCTCGAGGCCTACGTGCGCTCGGTGTGCGCCGAGGCCCGCGCGCTCGCGCCCGGGCTGCCGCTGTTCGCGGGCGGGAAGTCCATGGGCGGGCGCATGACCTCGAACGCGTTCGCGAAAGAGCCCCTCGAGGGCGTGCGCGGGCTGGTGTTTCTGGGCTTCCCCCTGCACCCGCCGAAGCAGCCCGCGAGCGCGCGCGGCGATCACCTGGCGTCGGTGACCGCGCCCATGCTGTTCCTGCAGGGCACGCGTGACGACTTGGCCCAGATCGGGCTGGTGCGCGCGCTGTGCGTGAAGCTCGGGCCGCGCGTCACGCTGCGGGAGTTCGAGGGCGCGAATCATTCCTTCGAGGTCACGAAGGCGAGCGGGAAGACGAGCGAGGCGGTCCGCAAGTCACTCGCGGTCGTCGTGGCCGGGTGGCTGCGCGAACGATCAGGAGCGCCAGGCTGACCGCGGTCGCGCACGCGACCAGCGCTCCGGCGGGCTCGGGCGCCACGGCCGGGCGGACGGCAGCCAGGAAGATCTGGTCGTCGTCGTCGAACACGCGGTCGCCGAACACGTCGTTCTCGAGCAGGTCCGCGGCCTGGGGGCGCAGGAACAGCCCGAACTCGTTGCTGGCGCCGCTGGCACCCGTACAGGGGACTTCGGCGCCGGCCGCAGCGACGCAGTTCTTCAGGTTGAACACCTGGAACGAGAGCGCGAACGGTCCTGCGGACAGGTCGGCGTCGACCTGCATCTCGGAGAGATCGAAGCGCAGGTTGGTCATGCGCAGGGTGACTCCGCCGAAGTCGAAGTCGAAGCCCGAGCCCTGGTGCTCGATCGAGCCGGTCGCGAGGTCCTGGGTGACTGCCCCGCCCGTGATCGGCACGACGAACGCGCCGCCGCCGAGCGGGGTGGTGTCACCGACGGGCGAGACGTCGACGCCCAGCGCGCTGCTGTCGACCGTGAGGGTGAAGGTGGTGTCGCCGCCGGTCACCGCGGCGGCGTGAGCCGCGCCCGAAGCCCAGACCACGGCACACACGAACAGACCCGAGACGAAGAGCTCTCTCATGACTCGGGCGCATTGCACGGCGTGTGCCCGGGCACTGCGGGCGCCGCAGCGCCCCGCGCGCGGCGGCGTGCCTGGACGGATCTACAAAGTCGGAAACAGAGACTCGAATTTCTTCGCGAGCTTCGGACCCGTGCCCTCGTCCTCGTGCTTGAAGAACACGAACACGTCGCCCCACGCCGGCTCGGCGATGCGCGCGGCCCACTTTTCGAGCTCACCCGGCCCGTAGCTCACCTTGCGCAGGCGCAGGTAGCTCCAGTCGGCGGTCGCCACGAAGGGTGTCTGCACCGCCCCTTCCTCTTCCTCGGTGTGCGCGATGCACAGCGCCGCGTTGCGCTCGCGCAGCGCCCCGAACACGTCTTCGTCGAACCAGCTCGCGTGGCGGAACTCGAGCGCGGGTCGCACGTCGGGGCGCACGCGGGCCAGGAAGGTCTTCAGCCGCTCTACGTCCTTCTTCATGTTCGGCGGCAGCTGGAACAGGATCGGCCCGCGCCGCTCGCCCAGGGACTCGGACTGCTTCTGCAGATACTCGACGGGCTGTGGCTCCTTCAGCCGGGTCATGTGCGTGATCTGGCGCGAGGCCTTGAGCACGAAGCGGAAGTCACCGGGCACCTGCGCGGCCCAGTCGCGCAGCACCTTCTCGCTGGGCATGCGGTAGAAGGTGTTGTTGATCTCCACCGACCCGAAGTGCTCGCCGTAGAAGTGCAGCATCTTCGCGTCGGGCAGGTCCTCGGGGTAGAAGGACCCTTTCCATTCCTTGTAGGCGAAGCCGCTGGTGCCGGTGAACAGCCTCTTCATCCGCTCGGTCCAGGCTAC
Proteins encoded in this region:
- a CDS encoding class I SAM-dependent methyltransferase, giving the protein MADSAVALTPEVDVACAVCGELAADEVASPETLAAQAELARRFHRARLTRRSRAALEERASFTQDYPTRLLACRACGLLYRSPRPAAGAVLRAYESDRYPAERLPQMIASQRALFRPKARALAAQLGRGARVLEVGSFVGGFLAEARAAGLEAIGIDPGEQAVEICRRLGLPLVRGTLENEPALADFDAVAIWNTFDQLPRPRESLAAALRVLRPGGRLLLRFPHGACFARWLRRRPLPVRALAWNNLLGFPYLHGFGLASLDSLAREFGLTRTALAGDVLGGVADRLYAPWARVEERAVKAALRARFAHDPGAAPWLDVELVSRRRARAA
- a CDS encoding DUF72 domain-containing protein gives rise to the protein MKRLFTGTSGFAYKEWKGSFYPEDLPDAKMLHFYGEHFGSVEINNTFYRMPSEKVLRDWAAQVPGDFRFVLKASRQITHMTRLKEPQPVEYLQKQSESLGERRGPILFQLPPNMKKDVERLKTFLARVRPDVRPALEFRHASWFDEDVFGALRERNAALCIAHTEEEEGAVQTPFVATADWSYLRLRKVSYGPGELEKWAARIAEPAWGDVFVFFKHEDEGTGPKLAKKFESLFPTL
- a CDS encoding alpha/beta family hydrolase — its product is MTEAVWEPVKMPEIRLASDRSKGPVSGILHWSDDSFALLVLAHGAGADMRHRFLAAVADDLAGQGVATLRFNFPYTELRRRAPDPQPVLEAYVRSVCAEARALAPGLPLFAGGKSMGGRMTSNAFAKEPLEGVRGLVFLGFPLHPPKQPASARGDHLASVTAPMLFLQGTRDDLAQIGLVRALCVKLGPRVTLREFEGANHSFEVTKASGKTSEAVRKSLAVVVAGWLRERSGAPG
- a CDS encoding P-II family nitrogen regulator, translated to MQKIVAMVPLDELDEVMRAVLALRVRCQMSATGVRYADGTVTHRQEYRGVSYETPWETRARLEIVVSSKETESVLGTLAGLLDRDRKKDEAILVSEVDDALRVRTARRGEIAFY